From a single Glycine soja cultivar W05 chromosome 19, ASM419377v2, whole genome shotgun sequence genomic region:
- the LOC114400672 gene encoding UDP-glycosyltransferase 74G1-like, translated as MEKKSMARRAHCLVLPYPLQGHINPMLQFSKLLEHQGVRITLVTTRFFYNNLQKVPPSIVLETISDGFDLGGPKEAGGSKAYLDRFWQVGPETFAELLEKLGKSNDHVDCVVYDAFLPWALDVAKRFGIVGAAYLTQNMTVNSIYYHVQLGKLQAPLIEHDISLPALPKLHLKDMPTFFFDEDPSLLDFVVAQFSNIDKADWILCNTFNELDKEIVDWFVKIWPKFKTIGPNVPSFFLDKQCEDDQDYGVTQFKSEECVEWLDDKPKGSVVYVSFGSMATMSEEQMEEVACCLRECSSYFLWVVRASEEIKLPKDFEKITEKGLVVTWCSQLKVLAHEAVGCFVTHCGWNSILETLCLGVPTIAIPCWSDQRTNAKLIADVWKIGIRTPVDEKNIVRREALKHCIKEIMDRDKEMKTNAIQWKTLAVRATAEGGSSYENIIEFTNHLLH; from the exons ATGGAGAAGAAAAGCATGGCTAGGAGAGCACATTGTCTTGTGTTACCATATCCACTTCAAGGACACATCAATCCCATGCTTCAATTCTCCAAGCTATTGGAACATCAAGGGGTGAGAATAACACTTGTTACAACTCGTTTCTTCTATAATAACTTGCAAAAAGTGCCACCTTCTATTGTACTTGAAACAATCTCTGATGGTTTTGACCTAGGGGGGCCTAAAGAGGCTGGAGGGTCCAAGGCATATTTAGATCGCTTTTGGCAAGTTGGGCCAGAAACATTTGCTGAGCTTCTTGAGAAACTTGGTAAATCAAATGACCATGTTGATTGTGTTGTTTATGATGCATTCTTACCTTGGGCACTAGATGTGGCTAAGAGATTTGGGATAGTTGGTGCTGCTTATCTCACTCAAAATATGACTGTGAATAGTATATATTATCATGTCCAATTGGGAAAGCTTCAAGCTCCACTCATAGAACATGATATTTCCCTTCCTGCTTTGCCCAAGCTTCATCTTAAGGACATGCCTACTTTCTTCTTTGATGAAGATCCTTCTTTGCTTGATTTTGTTGTGGCTCAGTTCTCCAATATCGACAAAGCCGATTGGATCCTATGCAACACGTTCAATGAGCTAGATAAAgag ATAGTAGATTGGTTTGTGAAGATTTGGCCAAAATTTAAGACCATAGGACCAAATGTGCCATCTTTCTTCTTAGATAAGCAATGCGAAGATGACCAAGATTATGGGGTTACACAATTCAAGAGTGAAGAATGCGTGGAATGGCTAGATGATAAGCCAAAAGGGTCTGTTGTTTATGTATCGTTTGGGAGTATGGCTACCATGAGTGAGGAACAAATGGAAGAAGTAGCTTGTTGTTTGAGAGAGTGCTCGAGCTATTTCTTGTGGGTGGTCAGAGCTTCTGAAGAAATTAAACTCCCTAAAGATTTtgagaaaataacagaaaaggGTTTGGTAGTGACATGGTGCTCCCAATTAAAAGTTCTTGCTCACGAGGCTGTGGGTTGTTTTGTGACACATTGTGGTTGGAATTCCATATTAGAAACCTTGTGCTTAGGAGTCCCCACAATTGCAATACCATGTTGGTCAGATCAGAGAACAAACGCAAAGCTTATTGCCGATGTTTGGAAAATAGGTATTCGAACTCCAGTTGATGAGAAAAATATTGTGCGGCGAGAAGCTCTAAAACATTGTATAAAAGAGATAATGGATAGAGACAAAGAGATGAAAACCAATGCCATTCAGTGGAAAACTTTAGCTGTAAGAGCTACCGCTGAAGGTGGAAGttcttatgaaaatattatagaaTTTACGAATCATTTGTTACATTGA